One genomic segment of Sphingorhabdus sp. M41 includes these proteins:
- the mutL gene encoding DNA mismatch repair endonuclease MutL, producing the protein MSIRRLPNSLINRIAAGEVVERPASALKELVENAIDAGASQINIRLEEGGLDLVQVSDNGCGMSRDDISLALERHATSKLPDEAIELVTTMGFRGEALPSIASVARLTIESRMAGEDGWSRVIDHGELVQEGPTAIPPGTKVRVEQLFGKVPARRKFLRTARSEYAACTDIVRRLAMARPDIGFTLEHQGRKAIAVQAGETGPERVAALTSRDLRGNSVGVDLQREEIRLTGVAGLPTYNRGVADHQFLFVNGRPVKDRLLVGAVRGAYAEMLARDRHPVVALFIDMPPELVDVNVHPAKTEVRFREPAMIRGMIVSGLRKALDEGGFRAVQRPAESALGRWQSEPVAPDPQTNIFTSQGRASVAQQPYPSATVHDGHTAFAEMDLREDIAPLMGRAEEASGPVPEASRHPLGIARGQVAKTYIVAEAEDGLVIVDQHAAHERLVLERMRKAVEGGTVASQALLMAEVVELDENACDRLEARAAELSEFGLDLERFGPTAMLVRATPAMLGSGDVKELVNDLADELGAFDQALSLKERVDHVASTMACHGSVRAGRVLSVAEMNALLREMEVTPHSGQCNHGRPTWVKLALDDVEKLFGRK; encoded by the coding sequence ATGTCAATAAGAAGACTCCCAAATAGCCTGATAAATCGGATCGCTGCCGGTGAGGTGGTCGAGCGCCCGGCCAGCGCCCTGAAAGAGCTGGTCGAAAATGCGATTGATGCCGGGGCCAGCCAGATCAATATTCGTCTGGAGGAAGGCGGGCTCGATCTTGTCCAGGTCTCCGACAATGGCTGCGGTATGAGCCGGGACGACATTTCTCTCGCGCTCGAACGCCATGCGACATCGAAACTTCCGGACGAGGCAATTGAGCTGGTGACAACCATGGGGTTCCGTGGAGAAGCCCTGCCGTCCATTGCTAGCGTGGCGCGGCTCACAATCGAAAGTCGCATGGCTGGCGAGGATGGCTGGTCCCGGGTGATCGATCATGGCGAACTGGTGCAGGAGGGGCCGACGGCGATTCCGCCGGGAACGAAAGTGCGGGTGGAGCAATTGTTCGGCAAAGTGCCGGCAAGGCGCAAATTCCTCCGCACGGCGCGCAGCGAATATGCGGCCTGTACCGATATCGTCCGGCGCTTGGCAATGGCACGCCCCGATATCGGCTTCACGCTGGAGCATCAGGGGCGCAAGGCGATAGCGGTTCAGGCCGGGGAAACCGGTCCGGAACGGGTCGCCGCTCTGACCAGCCGCGATCTGCGCGGCAATAGCGTTGGCGTCGATCTGCAACGGGAAGAAATTCGTCTGACCGGCGTGGCAGGCTTGCCGACTTATAATCGCGGGGTTGCCGATCATCAGTTTCTGTTCGTCAACGGCCGCCCTGTGAAGGACCGGCTGCTGGTCGGCGCGGTGCGCGGTGCTTATGCCGAGATGCTCGCGCGGGACCGCCACCCCGTTGTCGCCCTGTTCATCGATATGCCGCCCGAACTGGTCGATGTGAACGTCCATCCGGCGAAGACCGAAGTGCGCTTTCGCGAACCGGCAATGATCCGCGGCATGATTGTCAGTGGCCTCCGCAAGGCGCTCGATGAAGGCGGATTTCGCGCGGTCCAGCGCCCGGCGGAATCGGCCCTCGGCAGATGGCAGAGCGAGCCTGTGGCGCCCGATCCGCAAACCAATATATTTACCTCGCAGGGCAGAGCCAGCGTGGCGCAGCAACCTTATCCGTCTGCCACGGTGCATGATGGTCATACTGCCTTTGCCGAGATGGATCTGCGCGAGGATATCGCGCCGCTGATGGGCAGGGCAGAGGAGGCTTCGGGGCCAGTACCGGAGGCCAGCCGCCATCCGCTGGGCATCGCCCGCGGACAGGTCGCGAAAACCTATATTGTTGCCGAAGCGGAAGACGGGCTGGTGATCGTTGACCAGCATGCAGCGCACGAACGGCTTGTGCTCGAACGCATGCGCAAGGCCGTCGAAGGCGGCACGGTGGCATCGCAGGCGCTGCTGATGGCAGAAGTGGTCGAGCTGGACGAAAATGCCTGCGACCGGCTCGAGGCGCGCGCTGCGGAATTGTCGGAATTCGGACTGGATCTGGAGCGTTTTGGTCCGACTGCGATGCTGGTGCGGGCAACGCCGGCGATGCTGGGCTCTGGTGACGTCAAGGAACTGGTCAATGATCTGGCCGACGAGCTTGGCGCTTTTGATCAGGCGCTCAGCCTCAAGGAGCGGGTCGATCATGTCGCGTCGACCATGGCCTGCCACGGCTCGGTCCGGGCCGGCAGGGTGTTGAGCGTTGCTGAAATGAATGCGCTGCTGCGCGAGATGGAAGTGACTCCGCACAGCGGCCAGTGCAATCACGGACGGCCGACCTGGGTGAAATTGGCACTCGATGATGTGGAAAAGCTATTTGGCCGCAAGTGA
- the mreC gene encoding rod shape-determining protein MreC: MAPPNNRRPGFSKRAQYSIFASYLLGILGAVLGLLLLLISFIDPQGFSALRTIGAETMAPVSKSLTEIGGATGSAGDEISAYFNAASKNAAMQQELEQNRIEILEARALKQENERLKRLLKLDEEVPDSIAMARLISSTASSSRRIATLGVGSSSGLEPGQPVRSPEGLVGRILETGPTTARVLLVSDGKNVTPVQRASDSLPAFATGRGDGTVDIQPINIGTNPFKGGDLMITSGSGGLYSPGIPVAVVIRKTETGAIGRVLANPAKVSHAIVQPIFQAETMRQIEKYSETDADQETGE; the protein is encoded by the coding sequence ATGGCGCCGCCAAACAATCGGCGTCCAGGATTTTCCAAGCGGGCGCAGTACAGCATATTCGCCAGCTATTTGCTGGGCATATTGGGAGCGGTCTTGGGACTGCTTCTGTTGCTCATCTCGTTCATCGATCCTCAGGGGTTTTCAGCGCTTCGCACCATAGGTGCTGAAACCATGGCGCCAGTCAGCAAGTCGCTCACCGAAATCGGTGGCGCAACGGGCAGCGCCGGCGATGAAATTTCTGCCTATTTCAACGCAGCATCCAAAAATGCCGCCATGCAGCAGGAACTTGAGCAGAATCGCATAGAAATCCTGGAAGCCCGTGCCCTCAAGCAAGAAAATGAACGTCTCAAGCGGTTGCTAAAGCTGGACGAGGAAGTGCCCGATTCAATCGCCATGGCGCGATTGATCAGTTCGACAGCCTCGAGTTCGCGGCGAATCGCAACCTTGGGTGTCGGCAGCAGCAGTGGACTCGAACCCGGCCAGCCCGTGCGCTCGCCGGAAGGACTGGTCGGACGCATATTGGAAACCGGACCGACGACGGCCCGCGTACTGCTGGTGTCGGACGGCAAGAATGTCACCCCCGTGCAGCGCGCCAGTGATAGCCTGCCCGCCTTCGCCACCGGTCGCGGCGACGGGACAGTGGACATACAACCGATCAACATCGGCACCAACCCGTTCAAGGGCGGCGACCTCATGATCACTTCGGGCAGCGGCGGTCTGTACAGCCCCGGCATTCCAGTAGCTGTCGTCATTCGCAAAACCGAAACCGGTGCCATAGGCCGGGTATTGGCCAATCCTGCCAAGGTCAGCCACGCGATTGTCCAGCCCATCTTCCAGGCTGAAACGATGCGCCAGATCGAAAAATATTCCGAAACGGACGCAGATCAGGAAACCGGCGAATAG
- the mreD gene encoding rod shape-determining protein MreD gives MPRSRQSRIGRQPSQLRIKAIPPLTVVMGSMITALPIITDYPILPPMGLMVVLAWRLIRPGYWAVWAGFPLGLIDDIFSGQPLGSAAFLWSVIFILLEGVDRKAVRRDYWQDWLIASTAMIIVLIGGMLIVDFQSNLLRLDLLVPQILLSVLLYPFVARLIGAIDNWRVAS, from the coding sequence GTGCCCCGTTCCCGTCAATCCAGGATTGGCCGGCAACCATCTCAGTTGCGGATCAAGGCGATACCGCCCTTGACCGTTGTCATGGGCTCGATGATCACGGCCCTGCCGATCATCACCGATTATCCGATTTTGCCGCCCATGGGCTTGATGGTGGTACTGGCCTGGCGGTTGATTCGCCCTGGATATTGGGCCGTCTGGGCCGGGTTTCCGCTGGGTCTGATCGATGATATTTTTAGCGGACAGCCACTGGGCAGCGCCGCGTTTCTCTGGTCGGTGATTTTCATCCTGCTCGAAGGCGTCGACAGGAAAGCGGTGCGCCGTGACTATTGGCAGGATTGGCTTATCGCCTCCACTGCCATGATAATTGTGCTAATAGGCGGCATGCTGATCGTCGATTTTCAATCCAATTTACTGCGGCTCGACTTGCTGGTGCCGCAAATCTTGCTGTCGGTCCTGCTCTATCCGTTTGTCGCTCGGCTGATCGGGGCGATCGATAACTGGCGGGTGGCTTCGTGA
- a CDS encoding rod shape-determining protein, which translates to MFENLFKFRSQDLAIDLGTANTVVYLRGQGIVLNEPSVVAIETINGVKKVKAVGNDAKMMMGKTPDSIEAIRPLRDGVIADIDVAEQMIKHFIQKVNGKSKLFSYPEIVICVPSGSTSVERRAIRDAASNAGARQVFLIEEPMAAAIGADMPVTEPIGSMVVDVGGGTTEVAVLSLRGLAYTTSVRTGGDKMDEAIVSYVRRHHNLLIGETTAERIKKDFGVAQAPADGVGHTIHIKGRDLVNGVPKEISINQGQIAEALSEPIGTIIEGVRIALENTAPELAADIVDQGIVLTGGGALISGLDAALSDETGLPVTVAEDPLACVAIGTGRAMEDPMFRGVLTTA; encoded by the coding sequence ATGTTTGAAAATCTGTTCAAGTTCCGTTCGCAAGATTTGGCGATCGACCTCGGCACCGCTAATACTGTGGTTTATTTGCGCGGCCAGGGTATCGTTCTCAACGAACCATCGGTCGTTGCGATCGAAACCATCAACGGCGTGAAAAAAGTCAAAGCCGTCGGCAATGACGCGAAGATGATGATGGGCAAGACCCCTGACAGTATCGAAGCCATTCGACCATTGCGCGACGGTGTTATCGCCGACATCGATGTCGCCGAGCAGATGATCAAGCATTTCATCCAGAAAGTGAACGGCAAGAGCAAGCTGTTCAGCTATCCCGAAATCGTGATCTGTGTGCCCAGCGGTTCGACCTCGGTCGAACGCCGTGCCATTCGCGATGCCGCTTCCAACGCCGGCGCCCGTCAGGTATTTTTGATCGAAGAGCCGATGGCAGCCGCCATTGGCGCCGACATGCCCGTCACCGAACCGATTGGCTCCATGGTCGTCGACGTAGGCGGCGGCACCACCGAAGTCGCCGTGCTTTCCTTGCGTGGTCTGGCTTATACGACTTCCGTCCGCACCGGCGGCGACAAGATGGACGAAGCGATCGTTTCCTATGTCCGCCGTCATCACAATCTGCTGATCGGTGAAACCACCGCCGAGCGGATCAAGAAAGACTTTGGCGTTGCACAGGCTCCTGCCGATGGCGTGGGTCACACCATCCATATCAAGGGCCGGGATCTGGTGAACGGCGTTCCGAAAGAAATTTCGATCAACCAGGGCCAGATTGCCGAAGCGCTGAGCGAGCCGATCGGCACGATCATCGAAGGCGTTCGTATCGCGCTGGAAAATACGGCACCGGAACTGGCTGCCGATATTGTCGATCAGGGCATTGTCCTGACCGGCGGTGGCGCTCTGATCTCTGGCCTCGACGCAGCGCTTAGCGACGAAACCGGTTTGCCGGTGACGGTTGCCGAAGATCCGCTGGCCTGCGTGGCCATCGGAACGGGCCGAGCAATGGAAGATCCGATGTTCAGAGGCGTCTTAACCACTGCCTGA